The Mytilus trossulus isolate FHL-02 unplaced genomic scaffold, PNRI_Mtr1.1.1.hap1 h1tg000024l__unscaffolded, whole genome shotgun sequence genome contains the following window.
ttttctagggaagagtagcatacacttgtatgttgataaaaataaaggcatctttagatgtagttacaacttttcttacagtattacacatttttatcacttttctatcgTTATAGGAAacgagcccaatagcaaattatggtccatatttgCTCAGAATTCGGATTTATGGTCGTATATTCCCCTTTGAAAGAAAAccttaacttttttgttttaaaagataaacacaaattgttttttgttagataatttgtaatttttgtattttaaaagtatcctaaaaaattatgcattttttattcagaaataactcatatttatcaaatggtcatgCATTTAGAAAACATCGTacttttttgctgtatatttatgaaaatttaaaaaaatcctctatttacagttttataaaatttggtccaCATAATCTccttgcaaaatgaaacaaaatgtctttttaaaaaataggggtccatgcactcgttttcagattaaatcagtttgaatgataaaaaatagtcgaaaaatgtatcttttcccgatatgtcatagtttgacgtcgcgaaaatgacattttacgttagcaatgtcattacctcccctgtaactgtatcgtatgcccttaaaagaACTGGAAGAATACATTGTAGAAAAGTGTCAGTCATGTCTGTCACTGAAAGAACTGAAAGAATAGATtctattaaaaaattgaaattataaaaaagttaatactGTTATCATAACTTCATTCGggtatttattaaatattttcctttattttacaTTCATATGAAAAactgattgttgttttaaataaatatcgctattgttaacatggttaatgaaATGAATTATAGTTCGTCAAAGTTTTTAACTAttagtacattttgtacatgtatacttatAAGGTAACAAACAAAAGGTGTGAAATAAGCCATAAATAAGTTGATCAATCCAATATAATTTGTGATGACAGTAATTAAAATCACATATAGTTggggtttgtttttttcagaacaGCAAATTACTTCCACATATATTTGAGGAATGCTctttcataaaaacaaataaacatttcttaaacatgttaaatggttttaaatattttcataaaaaaaaatctgacaatgTTGGACAGATCGAAAGTCACAGACATAgggataaaataaaacaaaatatcaaagtgGCTTGGTACTTAAACAGGATAGGAAGTTCCTGACTTAACGACTGCATgatgtcaaaaaatataatgattataattcaataaatcTTAATTCATCTAGGTTAATGAgctttatcttacctcctatacatttctaggaatatgattggtttaaAGCGTCCTTGTGGAAACtgtgtatatttaatattaggTTAGTTGGGAGGCgaggcttatttcatacacggttagtagtggagttacgtccctttataatCCATATAAGGTAAcaaggaggcggggcttatttctgttacgtccctttagaaaaacaaaactgtactgagaaaaaatcttaaaggtttcaacagacaAGAAAGTGACgataaagtgaaataaattcataaaacacatttaaatctaACAAGTTGTCATTGTTTGCATCTGTTTTTGTAGGATCAAAGGAAGTAGtttcttaatcatgttaatgctAACTGGAagacttgctcattttgataggTCACTAGTCTGAATTGTAcacgttaagatagtcggtaagataaattcgttacatagtcactctgattgtttatttacagtgctagtgacgtaatacggtatatatggggtcaggaatttactgaccccatatataccgtattaggtcactagcacactatgtaactaataatatttcCTTTCCtttaattgtaaaatgaatatatgcattaacaagtaaatattttaaaatctctctgtttaaacaaataaatatgtttaaactaaactaaatattcaaacaattgtataCTGATCCTTAGGTCAAGTTTTTACCCACCAAAAAGTAGGATTttcatgagtttttttttaggaaatatcttattaattatggatcaaaatttaagaatttaagtaaaatacaaaactgtCATTGTAAGAATGACCAAAAgcttttaatactttttatacgaccgcaaaaattttaatttttcgtcgtatattgctatcacgttggcttTGGCAGCGGCGTCATCGTCTGAATACTTTTAGATTTTGcactaactttagtaaaagtgaatagaaatcgaTGAAATTTTGACAGTAAATTATTAAGTTAGGGATTTCGTTACCACAAATAActtaaaacttgtactttatTCTTCCATAGCTGTATAAGCTTATTGACCCTTAgaaaaactaatttttttttactgttcattgattatttatctaattgaaacaaaaatatttgtgcATTTGTTCAAAAAAATTGGTATAAGTAATCTTCATTCAAAATCTAGCTTAATCTCACATTTTTgtctcatatttaaaagtgaGGTCCATGTTCTAGTTTTCAAACTATGTACACATTTGTAATTCAAAATCagtcaaaattgtattttctctGATGTGTTACAGTTTcccaatatacatgatatatgtattACAgcaaaattgtatatatatgtatagttttattattcacagtgtgttatttatattttttttcagaatgtttTTGGATTGGTCTAAGAATACATCGAGATTTCTTGCTGAGATAAAGAAAGTCCTAGAAAAGTTAGGTTTACCATTGGAAGTACCACCTGAACCAATTAGAGATAAAATTGACGAAGTTATTTTAAGGGAAAGTGTTTTCACCAGTTTGTTCATGAAGTTTACAGAAATCTTTTTCCTACAGCCAGAGTAGGTAACATGTAGTATTGAACAACCCATAGCCTTAATTGGCAAGACTTTACATCTGTTGTCAGCAAGGATCCCTAAATTTTTCCACACATATTTGGTCATTTTGAGatgatttaaaaagtaaaatcacaaaaatactgaacttagaggaaaatcaattccaaagtccataatcacatggcaaaatcaaataacaaaacgcatcaaaaaatatggacaagaactgtcatattcctgacttggcagtggcggatccaggaatttttataagtgggggcccactgactttCTAAGGGGGGCCGCTCTgttcacgcttcagtgattccctatataagcaaccaaattttttcccaaaaaggagGGGGCCCGAGCCTCATggcccccctaaatccgcctctgcttGATACAGGCCTTTTcagatgtagaaaatggtggattttatagcgctaaccctctcactttgaacttttggactattttaaatctcTGTCTATTTCTGACAtaaattcttacatactttttattatttaaccctgtatgctaacattgccttgtgtaaattttaaaattgtttgtatgtacattgaacgacaaatctatgtgacgtataaaattttctgatgCAGACACActaatcaatgaatgtgtttgtagatagatgtttttgtgttctgttaaattattccttttaaaattgtaatatgatgactgctgtacccatattttgactattttgcAAAGTAAGATTTCAATATgacaaaaattgtaattttcaaaaatctttgCTACAATTTCAAATGTGGTGTCTTGATTGAAAAATGTATCTGAtggctgacatggctaaaaatagatcataTGGGTTTATTAAAGAAGTCTTAGGGAagattttgaaggaaaaaaatcaaatggtcaaaacttgaaaactaatttagataaatataatGATAAGGAGTCTTCATCAGTAACTATTGTAAGACTAAAATTGGATGACCTGCTTTTAGtttaactactgggccaagttaaacCAAATATGGCCTCAATCATTATGAGGCTATCAAATACTAGTagttatgattttcaaaaacaCATTAGATacaggtgagtgacacaggccCTTGACTTGTGTGCACGtgggagcctctagtttagtttatgataaattttgttgtttttctacCTCACTTGAAACTGGTTCTGTTGTATGTGCATTGGGACATGGAAATACCAGGTGTTTGTTTATGAGTCCTCGCTTGTCAGCATTCccaaatttgttattttagcTTGATTTTTATACATGTGTTTTCAAGGTTTATATCTGTAAATATCTCGCAATTTAAAAAATGAGTGCagatcaatttattttaaagagttacgtccctttgCTATGCAAGCATGGTAAGTGGTttcaagttaacatttttaaagaaatttataaaaagttataataaatttttaacatgaaatatctgcattTTTTGGGACATTAGAACTCccttctatcatgtctatatagtatatacatatttttttttaagcattGGAGATAACCGAAAGATTTCTATAAAGATAAGGAATAAGTCTGTTGGATGTATTCCTGATGTAAGATTTTATCAACATATACATAAATCCGAAGAAGGAAGATCCTGTTTGTTGTTAATGCTGGCTGAGGTGAGGAGAAGAGTGCAATTTACTCTCAATAAAATAGTGGTTCTATCATGTGTATGATTCATGTCCTGTTATGATTTGAAGCatatatttttagctcacctgggccaaaataggtaaatgaacaattctcatcacttggtgtctgtctttgttcattaaattttacaaaaatcctcACCTctgtaattactgggccaaataaaaccaaacttggctaAATAACCCTTAGGTTTATCTAGTaagtttaatagatataggaagatgtggtatgagtgccaatgaaacaactctccatccagataacaatttataaaagtaaaccattaaaggtcaagcaacagcaagctataaagggccccaaaaattagtaatgtaaaaccattcaaacgggaaaaccaacagtctaatcgatataaaaacgagaaatgagAAACTACATAAACAGACAACAACTACTGTTCATCAGATTCATGACttcaggacaggtgcaaacattgtTAATGTTAATGGTACCGACACCctctcccttttctgaaacaatagtataacatcacaacatagaaaaacacactataaaatatcaattgatcaattggaaggcttaactcaaagttatgcaaattaaaacacaatgaacgaataaatttgatcttcGATAACTGAATGCTAATTCATagttaataaatttataaatgataaataattaaggtcaaaagtaaataaacatgtttaaacaaattcaaagtaAGATACCACtgtgaaatattaaacaatttacagaAAATCATCACTTTTGTGAAAAGTCATATCCtacacaggtaaatgaaaataattttgtcattatcGTGTACTTGATCATCTGTGTGTACAAAATCTTTCATTTAGGAATACCAATAAATAAAGGGATAATAGCAAATACAGGTCATAGTACGTACGGCAGAGCCTTGACCcagaccaaacagcaagctataagggaccCCAAAATTATAagtgtacacaattcgaacaggaaaaccaacgatctaatttatatatatacaaacgggaaaataccaaaTAATATTTATGAACATCAACGAACGATATctaactgctgaacgacaggccCCTGAGTCAatcaggacaggtgcacaaacATGCAGGGGGTATGGATAGTTTTGTATCGCCAGCatattgcagttgaaggcattTCTTTCCAAAGTTCTTTGAAGTTTATTTCTAACAACGAACATATTTTGATAGGGAATCTAAGTAAGGGGGAAGGAAACCAATGTTTTGttctgtacatgtattttcctctgttttctattaatatcggagcactcccatTTGGGATAAATGGGGTTCATGCTGAATCAAATATTATCACAGACATTGACACAGTGTACTTGGGTgcttatatgtttaaaatcgttataaatatatgttagaTTGTGATTATAAAAACAAGTGCAAATATctgtttataatatttacaaaaacaaacggTGCTGGAAATGGACACGAttacatttccggatgcgggaagcgggaatataaaaaaaataaaaaaattctgtttgaaaaaataggtgcgggcgggtccatCGAACAAGGAAtgaaattggtgtggccttaacTTCTCCAAGTAAAGAAAaattacttgtacaagtagtactcCTGACCATGCTGACTGACAGTGAGAAGACGaaaaattattatttctgtCCAGATGACAAAACAGAGCAAGTAAtatacaatattaggtcaatgtcgacagacacttgtctcagaaaaaaaatatgctataAATGATGCCGACAACATCAATGGTAGTCGTGTCATACACCATTGTGTAgcaaaatcaattcaaatttatGGCATAACTAGTTTTAGTAGGGTTGGCAACTGAGAAATCAGCTacttttttgtatgaggctAAGAAACTGGGGAAGGGTGAGGTTCTACTGGGCCCTTCCCCAGTTTTGTGCctaatataatttttgtttgtttgtgtgttaatAGGTGAAAAAAGATGCATTAAAGATGCAAGATGATAATGATGACGCCAAAACCCCTTGGatagaaaaacatttaaaaaagcaGGTACTTGGACAGATTGGATCACAGCTTTTATCAGAATGTTGGCACTCTGTGTTTGTTCCTAAGAGTCTAGGTATTGTTTGCATGGGGACAGAGGTaagttaatatgttttaagCTGGTTTGTAAGAAGTTCAAAATCTGCTAATAGTGGCATTAGGTACtagaaactttggtgaattgtttatatctattgacataagctcttttttttatgttataaattttcGACTTCCGGTATATTTCCAATTTATGGAGttttattcattacaaaaaaaagggtattttctagttttcagacatatttatgaaaatttggtAAATGGTTGATATCTTTTGTTGTGAgctcccttttgatttttataaattttagattttacatttccaagttataagattttattcataaaagcGGGGTGATTTTCAAGGTTTTGGACAATATCATAAATTTGCATAGAACAGTTGTCATTAAACTTTGATGActgatttatttctattaagaTAACctccctttatttttttttataaatttctgatACAACATTTAGAAGTTATTGAACTTTATTGAAAAAGCCATGGGCTTATCAAATGGTACAGCTGTTAATTGATTAATATcttgattttattattgataaagataaactgtagcAGTAAAAATGTTCAGCCAATTAAGATCTACATAAAAGTTaatatgatcaaaattgtcaattgaccccttaaggagttattgccctttaaccCTTTCGCAGATGAGTCCCAATTTACCGGGATTCACGCTTCAGACAGCTGACGATGAGTCCCGTTTTACCGGGATCAGAATACCTCTTTTATATTTCCCgcttaaggtagcacaatacaaagatttttcatccCCAATCAGACatctttaaactgatgtaattcCATTCAtccttctttaaattttataaatgaggtaccaaaagaaagaagaatgattaaatgaaaattttatacaatttgttaATTGTGCAACATGTGCAATAGCACAATATTGCATGTGCAAAAACAACACAGGAAACCTAttgaaaatgtatacaaatcTTTTAACCAATTGCAATTGGATTAATTTAAAGTCTTTGATTTTTGGGGTTATTGTCTTATATTGCTATTTGAATGAGGTTCcaagggtccaaaataaaactttgtttgatttcatctaGGACTGAATTATTGCGGCTGTTTAATAAGCTAAAATCTAATTgtgcatttaaaatttttatttcgggctcaattttcaaattatttcatattaaggtttgaagagtccaaaattaaaatttaatttagtgTCCGAAACCTATAATATgtcgaaaaaatattaacactATCCAAATTCAaacagtatcaagcttgaattttTTGTGTCCTAACTTAAGTCTACAAGTTTTGACAAATAACAATTATCAGAGTGTTTGGGTAAATTGGGAAGTTAATGACAAGTTTGAGAGATACAATCATTTGAGagtatttgacacattttttgGGGAAGACGGCTTCAAGCCGTCAATCCCCTATGGGGTTGACCATAGTGACATTCCCTCACATCATTCATTtcgtttttatacgaccgcaaaatttgaaaaatttttcgtcgtatattgctatcacgttggcgtcgtcgtcgtcgacgtccgaatacttttagttttcgcactctaactttagtaaaagtgaatggaaatctatgaaattttaacacaaggtttatgaccacaaaaggaaggttggtattgattttgggagttttggtcccaacattttaggaattaggggccaaaaagggcccaaataagcattttcttggttttcgcactataactttagtttaagttaatagaaatctatgaaattttgacacaaggtttatgaccacaaaagaacggttgggattgattttgggagttttggtttcaacagtttaggaattaggggccaaaaaagggcccaaataagcattattcttggttttcgcacaataactttagtttaagtaaatagaaatcaatgaaatttaaacacaatgttaatgactacaaaaggaaggttggtattgattttgggagtttaggtcccaacagtttaggaattaggggccaaaaagggacccaaataagcatttttcttggttttcgcaccataacgttagtataagtaaatagaaatctatgaaatttaaacacaaggtttatgaccatataaggaaggttggtattgattttgggagttttggtcccaacagaataaggggcccaaagggtccaaaattgaactttgtgtgatttcatcaaaaattgaataattggggttctttgatatgccgaatctaactatgtatgtagattcttaatttttggtcccgttttcaaattggtctacattaaggtccaaagggtctaaaattaaacttagtttgattttaacaaaaattaaatccttggggttctttgatatgctgaatctaaaaatgtacttagatttttaattattggcctagttttcaagttagtccaaattggggtccaaaattaaactttgtttgttttcattaaaaattgaataattggggttctttgatatgccaaatctaactgtgtatgtagattcttaatttttggtccagttttcaaattggtctacattaaggtccaaagggtccaaaattaaacttaagtttgatttaaaaaaaaattaaattcttgggcttatttgatatgctttatctaaatatgtactttgatttttgattatgggcccagttttcaagttggtccaaatcaggattccATAtcaagtattgtgcaatagcaaaaaattttcaattgcacagtattgcacaatagcaagaaatatctaattgcacaatattgtgcaatagcaattaattttcaattggagttatctttctttgtatagaataaTAGTTGATAATATATGTTGGAAATTTGCCAGACATGACTAtgatgtcattttctatttttatttgccaataactttatgtaaataacttcattgaaaatttgccaatataaaatgttgctgATGAAGCTTTTTTCCTTATCTTATCTAAAATGTTTTTAGATAATGTATGTTGGACATTTGCCAGACATGACTAtgatgtcattttctatttttatttgccaataactttatgtaaataacttcattggaaatttgccaatataaaatgttgctgatgaagttttttttattgttttatccaataaacaatgtatattcacttttactaccaaccaatctttaccattcagtgataacaaacactttattttacattttaatattttatgatgtatttaaaagagtagttattgttgcaaactccattagaaatttgaattaatatcagttttggaaaaagggaagcggggatgtgaaaaaaaaggggggggggggggggtttaaatttttctcatttcagatttcataaataaaaaaaaaaatttcttcaaacatttttttgagaggattaatattcaacagcatagtgaattgctcaaaggcaaaaaaaaaacttttaagttcattagatcacattcattctgtgtcagaaacctatggtgtgtcaactatttattttagatttaaaaagtttgaagaagaaatctttaattgatttgtaaaatcatgacatttgttttgtgtaaaaaaaaaacatgtaatgtcaaaaatttgatcacaatccaaattcagagctgtatcacgCTTGAATGTTTTGTCCATACTTGctccaactgttcagggttcgacctctgcggtcgtttaaagctgcgccctgcggagcacctggttATAATGTGGAAAACCCCTCAAGAAATCTTACTAAGATTGAAGAGAAGGAGACCcagaaatgaatagtttgactttaaacacctttttacacatttcccttCTGTTTCTCACGAAATTATCGTATCTTGAGCTCTCCTTTAAACCGTTTATGTTTCTTTTACAATCCGGAAAAATCAGTATGacgagatattctaaatatatctaacctacattgtattttatagtgACGTCATTCTTGGAATGCCACACTACGCAGAAGCAGGGATATATCATGTATCCCCACGATCTTTTGTTTACTTCAAATGAAAGTTGTTCacctacaaattaaagtattgcatGTTGATGTTTGAATCATCTACAGCAAAcattattatgtttaaatttaacaaataccaATGTGTAATTAGTGCACCATCTCggagaatgatttaaataaccagtgaaGGATAATATCGTCaacctttctacatgttctatctgttctttttttcattctttatatgaagactatcaaaagatacccccccccccccttttccaaaaaaaataattaaatagaaacaagggccgtctttcccctcagagctattcagctctttgattatttttttttttgggggggggtaGGGGAGGGGACATGTTTGAGAGTGTAACATATACATAGAGAGGAACTTTAAATAAGGcatcaagaaaacaaaaaagaatgaGCTTGATAGAtgaattttacaacaaaaaaaatcaatcagaGCTTAATCGCTCCATTACTCAGCATTCACTGGTGTTCTGTCATCATCTTTGTAAagatcttctcctctaaaacttcTTAACCAGCTTCATCTAACATTGGATTGAATCATCCTTATGATATCTTGTATAAATTAAGGTTCCTTATAGAATTActgattttattcaaaatcttaAGATTTTGGCAGAAACTATGATAGATAGTAGACAGGACTTTGAATGGCATATTAAAAACACATTATTAGGAatcaaacagcaaaaatattcaACTACACAAAAATTATAGGTGGGCAATATTGATTTAGAAGccttttgtttaattattacataatataatgacTGGATACATGTTAATTAGGGTTATATTTAAGcaattttgcatatatatatacatgtatgttataatttcctcatattttattattttagataatttttctGTACATGGACACAGAGTTCAACCATTATGAGGCATTGATGGCAAACAACATAACAGACAGTCATAGGTCAACAATATACTACACAAAATCGTTTGATATAATGAAAATGGAGTCTAGAAATGAGTTAGTTGATTTTTTATTCTGGTTGGGGTGTTTACAGATACAAGATTTTAATGAATACTTTTGTGTTTA
Protein-coding sequences here:
- the LOC134699008 gene encoding uncharacterized protein LOC134699008, encoding MDKRKASSSEESQYGSKLSSPESKRLKSSDFRTEELMDIGLFFADNPITVLELKEKLKLALVIFPQNDRKSRRNLRSKTGEIPTCIESLCKFTKEHVTFSLEDVDWNKKVTLAPKFQNELKVFEREAIKDLQEAKKHLMEFSEEILNGETDESGLMADKLGKRMFLDWSKNTSRFLAEIKKVLEKLGLPLEVPPEPIRDKIDEVILRESVFTSLFMKFTEIFFLQPDIGDNRKISIKIRNKSVGCIPDVRFYQHIHKSEEGRSCLLLMLAEVKKDALKMQDDNDDAKTPWIEKHLKKQVLGQIGSQLLSECWHSVFVPKSLGIVCMGTEIIFLYMDTEFNHYEALMANNITDSHRSTIYYTKSFDIMKMESRNELVDFLFWLGCLQIQDFNEYFCV